A genomic region of Thunnus albacares chromosome 2, fThuAlb1.1, whole genome shotgun sequence contains the following coding sequences:
- the gdnfb gene encoding glial cell line-derived neurotrophic factor isoform X1: MKLWDSLTTCLILLSAVHASPLLRSRQQSKRRERIEESPLELPPVQVRLSVTSPGISRAEADAEGWEETLAGGEKYTMVEPLPNEFEDVVDFIKVTISRIRRSSSSTKPSSTSSSPTTSPSKYDLSSRSRLRRERKKGVTQQSGKRGRGGARGGETGRKVRGGGSGRGQGCVLKQIHLNVSDLGLGYRSGEEMIFRYCSGPCRKSETNYDKILYNLAHNRRFPPKDTPPQACCRPIAFDDDLSFLDDNLVYHTMRKHSARKCGCV; the protein is encoded by the exons ATGAAGTTATGGGATAGCCTGACCACTTGTTTGATACTGCTGAGCGCCGTGCACGCCAGCCCGCTGCTCCGGAGCCGACAGCAGTCCAAGAGGAGAGAGCGCATAGAGGAGAGTCCCTTGGAGCTTCCGCCGGTTCAGGTCCGCTTATCTGTTACTTCCCCGGGCATCAGCCGCGCTGAGGCGGACGCAGAGGGCTGGGAGGAGACGCTGGCTGGAGGAGAAAAAT ACACCATGGTGGAGCCCCTCCCCAATGAGTTTGAAGATGTGGTGGACTTCATCAAAGTGACCATCAGCAGGATACGTCGCTCCTCCTCATCCACCAAGCCCTCATCTACCTCCTCTTCCCCAACTACCTCCCCCTCAAAATATGACTTGAGCAGCAGGAGTCGACTCAGAAGGGAAAGGAAGAAGGGGGTGACCCAGCAGAGTGgtaaaagaggaagaggaggagctagaggaggagagacaggaagGAAGGTTAGAGGAGGAGGCAGTGGACGAGGACAGGGCTGCGTGCTCAAACAGATCCACCTCAATGTGTCGGACCTCGGCCTGGGCTACCGCTCCGGTGAGGAAATGATATTCAGGTACTGCTCTGGACCCTGCAGGAAGTCTGAGACCAACTACGACAAAATCCTTTACAACCTCGCTCACAACAGGAGGTTTCCTCCCAAAGACACGCCACCTCAGGCCTGCTGTCGGCCAATAGCGTTTGACGACGATCTCTCATTTCTGGATGACAACCTTGTCTACCACACCATGAGGAAGCACTCCGCCAGGAAATGTGGTTGTGTGTAA
- the gdnfb gene encoding glial cell line-derived neurotrophic factor isoform X2 — protein sequence MDHRTSPPLPISPVRPLASPHGLVRTDDTMVEPLPNEFEDVVDFIKVTISRIRRSSSSTKPSSTSSSPTTSPSKYDLSSRSRLRRERKKGVTQQSGKRGRGGARGGETGRKVRGGGSGRGQGCVLKQIHLNVSDLGLGYRSGEEMIFRYCSGPCRKSETNYDKILYNLAHNRRFPPKDTPPQACCRPIAFDDDLSFLDDNLVYHTMRKHSARKCGCV from the exons ATGGACCATCGGACGTCACCACCACTCCCCATCTCTCCGGTTAGACCTCTCGCTTCTCCTCACGGTTTAGTCAGGACTGATG ACACCATGGTGGAGCCCCTCCCCAATGAGTTTGAAGATGTGGTGGACTTCATCAAAGTGACCATCAGCAGGATACGTCGCTCCTCCTCATCCACCAAGCCCTCATCTACCTCCTCTTCCCCAACTACCTCCCCCTCAAAATATGACTTGAGCAGCAGGAGTCGACTCAGAAGGGAAAGGAAGAAGGGGGTGACCCAGCAGAGTGgtaaaagaggaagaggaggagctagaggaggagagacaggaagGAAGGTTAGAGGAGGAGGCAGTGGACGAGGACAGGGCTGCGTGCTCAAACAGATCCACCTCAATGTGTCGGACCTCGGCCTGGGCTACCGCTCCGGTGAGGAAATGATATTCAGGTACTGCTCTGGACCCTGCAGGAAGTCTGAGACCAACTACGACAAAATCCTTTACAACCTCGCTCACAACAGGAGGTTTCCTCCCAAAGACACGCCACCTCAGGCCTGCTGTCGGCCAATAGCGTTTGACGACGATCTCTCATTTCTGGATGACAACCTTGTCTACCACACCATGAGGAAGCACTCCGCCAGGAAATGTGGTTGTGTGTAA